A single genomic interval of Candidatus Brocadia sp. harbors:
- a CDS encoding NAD(P)/FAD-dependent oxidoreductase: protein MQLKNGAKIAIIGGGPAGSFFAHFALTYAKQLGITVSVTIFEKKDFARKGAPGCNMSAGVLSEALLSKLPEHNIHLPSSCIQQEIEGYFLQVPEYGIPLHYPQTPHKTRIVTVFRGSGPKFADRDVSESFDYFLLEHAKEMGAQIILDPVTNIQIPENPQDPIKLTCGKEFSKTEYTADLAVGAFGVNADTLYELQKLGFGYIPPKTVQTCIMDIYPTRPVNDALYGNNIYVFSLGLKYIRFASFIPKGDFLTICLVGTKEMNKTLLNEFLHQPKIQEMLPKGWDDVKKRCICFPKIPINHAWHPYTNRFVIIGDAGISRTYKNGIDSAFTTAQLAAKTAFEKGVSEKDFEKGYFNPAKILLGRDNVYGSAILTANDIIAGEKHLVSNHIKYMSEHPDTWETKRMNEVLWNSVTGNAPYKDIFFKSVHPRLLINLFLVTARSLIRKNE from the coding sequence ATGCAGCTAAAAAATGGGGCAAAAATAGCAATCATCGGTGGTGGGCCTGCCGGGAGTTTCTTTGCACATTTCGCCTTAACATATGCTAAACAGTTAGGCATTACTGTTTCAGTAACAATCTTCGAGAAAAAAGATTTTGCCAGGAAAGGCGCCCCAGGCTGTAACATGAGTGCGGGTGTGCTTTCCGAGGCACTCCTGAGTAAACTTCCAGAGCATAACATCCACCTTCCTTCCTCATGTATCCAGCAGGAAATAGAAGGGTATTTCCTCCAGGTACCGGAATACGGCATACCTTTACACTATCCACAGACTCCCCATAAAACCAGGATTGTTACGGTTTTTCGCGGCAGCGGGCCCAAGTTTGCCGATCGCGACGTGAGTGAAAGTTTTGATTACTTTCTCTTAGAACACGCTAAAGAAATGGGAGCCCAGATTATTCTTGATCCTGTGACAAATATTCAAATACCCGAAAATCCACAAGACCCGATAAAACTTACCTGCGGAAAAGAATTTTCAAAAACTGAATATACAGCCGACCTCGCCGTAGGTGCCTTTGGGGTCAACGCAGACACCCTTTATGAATTACAAAAATTAGGCTTTGGCTATATCCCCCCAAAAACCGTTCAAACCTGTATTATGGATATTTACCCGACAAGACCGGTAAATGATGCACTGTATGGAAATAACATCTATGTGTTCTCTCTGGGCCTAAAATACATACGATTTGCCTCGTTTATCCCCAAAGGTGATTTTTTGACTATTTGCCTTGTGGGAACCAAAGAGATGAATAAAACACTGCTCAATGAGTTTTTACATCAGCCGAAAATACAGGAAATGCTCCCGAAAGGCTGGGACGATGTAAAGAAACGATGTATCTGTTTTCCTAAAATCCCCATTAATCATGCCTGGCATCCATATACAAACAGGTTCGTTATTATCGGGGATGCCGGAATATCCCGTACCTATAAAAACGGTATAGATTCAGCATTTACCACAGCACAACTAGCTGCAAAGACCGCATTTGAAAAGGGTGTGTCAGAGAAGGATTTTGAAAAAGGATACTTCAATCCTGCAAAAATACTCCTGGGCAGAGACAATGTCTATGGAAGTGCAATTCTCACTGCAAATGATATCATAGCCGGAGAAAAACACCTCGTATCAAACCATATAAAATACATGTCCGAACACCCGGATACCTGGGAAACCAAACGGATGAATGAGGTATTATGGAATTCGGTAACTGGAAATGCCCCCTATAAAGATATTTTTTTCAAGAGTGTACACCCAAGGCTCTTAATAAACCTTTTTCTTGTTACAGCGCGTTCACTGATACGAAAGAATGAATAA
- a CDS encoding tetratricopeptide repeat protein translates to MKSRVVIFLIFFPVIFMLSCSKDDTTYPKVGILYNSSGTGSEIPKGEMPGQNVSATLSLQQFNDKLESMSNDDLFQFALTCENQGNYSEALAAFDTLLGKDKNYPDLYYYQGLLYRDMGLLDEAICAFQTAITQSPKSAEAHYNLGYAYRCKGLHSEAIPEYRKSLGLLSENKTKQKASVHYNLGFSYFSNGLVDDAISEFNKALAYKPKDREIHQKLGIAYTAKGWTDKAKDEFSLYHTDDKSTKKIP, encoded by the coding sequence ATGAAAAGCCGTGTAGTAATTTTCCTGATTTTTTTCCCTGTAATTTTTATGCTGAGTTGCAGCAAAGATGATACGACGTATCCCAAGGTGGGAATTCTCTATAATTCCTCGGGTACCGGTAGTGAAATACCCAAAGGGGAGATGCCCGGACAAAACGTTTCCGCCACCCTCTCCCTCCAGCAGTTCAACGACAAATTAGAGTCCATGAGCAACGATGACCTGTTCCAATTCGCGCTGACGTGCGAAAATCAAGGAAATTATTCTGAGGCCCTTGCAGCCTTTGATACACTATTAGGAAAAGATAAAAATTATCCCGATCTCTATTATTACCAAGGTTTATTATACCGGGACATGGGTTTGCTGGATGAAGCTATCTGTGCATTTCAGACAGCTATTACTCAGAGTCCAAAATCAGCAGAGGCCCACTATAATCTTGGCTATGCCTATCGATGCAAGGGATTACATAGTGAGGCCATTCCTGAATATCGAAAGTCTCTGGGGCTTCTCTCTGAAAATAAAACCAAGCAAAAGGCCTCTGTTCATTACAACCTGGGATTTTCATATTTCTCGAATGGGTTGGTTGATGATGCGATCAGCGAATTCAACAAGGCACTGGCCTACAAGCCCAAAGACAGGGAAATCCACCAAAAGCTCGGTATTGCCTATACAGCAAAGGGTTGGACAGATAAAGCCAAAGATGAGTTTTCGCTCTATCATACGGATGATAAATCAACAAAGAAAATCCCGTAA
- a CDS encoding insulinase family protein — MYTYSKEILPNGLRVIYIEMPHIHSVVMSAYIGVGSRYEEEKKLGISHFLEHMLFRGTKRFKNSFELFRAIDNIGGDLDAYTSPEYSAVTIQVHNKHIEKGMRILGDILLGGNFRSSDFKIERRIIQEEMKQFVDVKGDYVGIDDMSFSLMWKDGSAEVPLFGDEKTIAALCAEDLNIHYKKFFVPENIVLCISGNFREDMVTRYVNEIFGTLQGKFSGQKPPLKTTQTGPRYLFKKSPSQTTSFKLCHKAYPYKHEKAIIMLLLADVLGGGISSRLSLNVREKLGLVYDITCYPTMFSDVGSIDIYTSTKRENFEKTTKAVMDEVHKLFQEGITKQELNRTEERVFSQTQLIMDSPLAMANWFGIEELLITPATPDTPEKQAQKIHDITLEAVHNAISEIFVPGKRNFIVVGTFNWLNKKHTIVFLK, encoded by the coding sequence ATGTACACTTACAGTAAGGAAATATTGCCAAACGGATTGCGCGTAATTTATATCGAAATGCCTCATATCCACTCTGTGGTTATGTCTGCTTATATCGGCGTGGGTTCCAGATATGAAGAAGAGAAGAAACTTGGCATATCGCACTTCCTTGAGCATATGCTTTTTCGCGGAACGAAGCGTTTTAAAAATTCCTTCGAATTATTCCGGGCCATAGATAATATCGGTGGAGATCTTGACGCCTATACATCGCCAGAATATTCCGCCGTCACTATCCAGGTACACAACAAACACATCGAAAAGGGTATGCGTATCCTCGGAGACATCCTCTTGGGAGGGAATTTCAGATCAAGCGACTTTAAAATAGAAAGACGTATCATCCAGGAAGAGATGAAACAATTCGTTGATGTAAAAGGGGATTATGTGGGCATTGACGATATGTCCTTTTCCTTGATGTGGAAGGACGGCTCAGCAGAGGTGCCTTTATTCGGAGATGAAAAAACCATCGCAGCCTTATGTGCTGAAGACCTGAATATCCATTATAAGAAATTCTTCGTCCCGGAGAATATCGTTCTGTGCATCAGCGGAAATTTCAGGGAAGATATGGTCACTCGTTACGTAAACGAAATATTCGGAACTTTACAAGGAAAGTTTTCCGGACAGAAACCCCCTCTTAAAACCACACAGACAGGGCCGAGATATTTATTTAAAAAATCCCCATCTCAAACCACCAGTTTTAAACTCTGCCATAAGGCATATCCGTATAAACACGAAAAAGCCATTATTATGCTCCTCCTCGCAGATGTCCTGGGAGGAGGAATCAGTTCCAGATTATCATTGAATGTACGTGAGAAATTGGGATTGGTCTATGATATTACGTGCTACCCTACAATGTTTTCAGATGTGGGTTCTATCGATATCTATACATCGACGAAAAGGGAAAATTTTGAAAAAACAACAAAGGCCGTTATGGATGAGGTACATAAACTGTTTCAGGAAGGAATCACAAAACAAGAACTGAACAGAACAGAAGAACGGGTATTCAGTCAAACACAACTCATCATGGATAGTCCACTCGCCATGGCTAATTGGTTTGGTATCGAAGAACTTTTAATCACCCCGGCAACACCAGACACCCCAGAAAAACAGGCCCAAAAAATTCACGATATTACCCTGGAAGCCGTGCATAATGCCATCTCAGAAATTTTTGTTCCCGGAAAGCGTAATTTTATCGTAGTAGGCACTTTTAACTGGTTAAACAAAAAACATACAATTGTGTTTCTCAAGTAG
- a CDS encoding sodium-dependent bicarbonate transport family permease → MDLDLIINNLVHPPVLFFFLGMIAAFCKSDLKIPDPLPKLFSLYLLLAIGFHGGVELRKTGLTQEVVFALSAAIFMAVIVPMYAFFILRFKLDVYNAAAIAATYGSISAVTYITAVTFLQTLGLEPGGYMVASLALMESPAIVIGIILARIFAPKKKNGENEFSWRAVFKEAFLNGSVLLITGSLLIGLASGEEGWDTLKPFTKDIFKGMLSFFLLDMGLLAAKRIGDLKSAGFFLPPFAILMPVLNGCVGVVLAKLIGLQPENALMLSVLCASASYIAVPAAMRLSLPEANPSLFVPMALAITFPFNIIAGIPLYYYLITRVNELIPALWG, encoded by the coding sequence ATGGACCTAGACCTTATTATAAATAATTTAGTACATCCTCCCGTTCTCTTTTTTTTTCTTGGAATGATTGCTGCATTCTGCAAATCAGACCTGAAAATCCCTGACCCTTTACCCAAGCTCTTTTCGCTTTACTTATTACTTGCCATAGGATTCCATGGTGGGGTTGAATTACGGAAAACCGGACTTACTCAGGAAGTTGTATTTGCGCTATCTGCTGCCATATTCATGGCTGTCATTGTACCAATGTATGCCTTTTTTATCTTAAGGTTCAAATTGGATGTTTATAACGCTGCTGCAATTGCCGCAACTTATGGTTCCATAAGTGCGGTGACATATATCACGGCTGTAACTTTTCTTCAAACTTTAGGCCTCGAACCTGGAGGATATATGGTAGCGTCGTTGGCGCTTATGGAGTCGCCGGCAATTGTTATTGGTATTATCCTTGCAAGGATATTCGCTCCAAAGAAAAAGAACGGCGAAAATGAATTTTCCTGGCGTGCAGTCTTTAAAGAAGCATTTTTGAATGGTTCTGTATTACTTATAACTGGCAGTCTTTTGATAGGATTAGCTTCCGGAGAAGAAGGATGGGATACCTTAAAGCCCTTTACCAAAGATATATTTAAAGGCATGCTCAGCTTTTTTCTCCTTGATATGGGACTTCTGGCTGCGAAGAGAATTGGTGATTTGAAAAGTGCTGGATTTTTTTTGCCACCTTTTGCTATATTAATGCCAGTTCTAAATGGATGTGTTGGTGTTGTCTTAGCAAAACTTATTGGTTTGCAGCCGGAAAATGCCCTTATGCTTTCAGTGCTTTGTGCAAGTGCCTCATACATCGCGGTCCCTGCGGCCATGAGATTGTCGCTACCCGAAGCAAATCCGAGCTTGTTCGTTCCCATGGCGTTAGCGATTACGTTTCCGTTTAATATTATTGCAGGAATACCGTTATATTACTATTTAATTACGAGGGTCAATGAGTTAATTCCCGCACTTTGGGGATAA
- a CDS encoding transcriptional regulator gives MKPVSKVEIIIDSFEVEHVVKFLNEIGVSGYSIINNVIGKGHRGVRSGDEFTDLFKNSYIMVVCEEKEMHKIVEAIRPIIKKFGGVCIVSDVIMRIH, from the coding sequence ATGAAACCTGTATCAAAAGTAGAAATAATAATCGATTCTTTTGAAGTTGAACATGTCGTTAAGTTTCTCAATGAGATAGGAGTTTCTGGTTATAGCATTATTAATAACGTGATCGGAAAAGGCCATAGGGGTGTGCGGTCTGGTGATGAATTTACTGACCTATTTAAAAACAGTTATATAATGGTCGTATGCGAAGAAAAGGAAATGCACAAGATCGTAGAAGCAATAAGGCCGATTATTAAGAAGTTTGGCGGCGTTTGCATTGTGTCCGACGTTATCATGAGAATACATTGA